The following is a genomic window from Parabacteroides johnsonii DSM 18315.
TTGATAATCACTTACTCCCTCATTCGGGAAAGCAGCCAATGCCGGATGTTTTGCATCACAGCAAACACCAAGTGTATGCGGAGCCTGCCCGCGGGTCCAAGCCGTATTCCAGAAGATACTGGAGAAGCCGACGGCTATGTCACCTCCCTTTTCAGGGGGGACAGTTCCATAGGTCAGCAGCAGGACGGACTCACCTTTATTCAGTTTATCCTGAGCCGTCCGGTCCAGACGTGTCGTAACATACGGGAGATTATCTACCGTCTTTTTCACTGCCGGATAGACCCAGATATTCCAACGATTCCTCATATCCGAATCCCCGATCTGAACGGAGACAAGAAGTTGGGAAGGTTCCTTGATCCCGGCCAGATCACAACGGACCGTTCCGACCGGGATGCAATTTCCGAGGGGTATCTCACGCGTGAAAGAACCTTCTGTCAATATCTGTTTATCCACAGTCGAGACAGTCCAGCGGATCATTGTTTCAGGAAGCGGCTTCTCGCCGAAGTGGGCTATTTCCAGCGGGACTTCCAGTTTTTCATTATTCAACCAAACCATTTTCGGAAAACGTGCCAGCGGAACAGTGCTGTTACAGAACGTACGGTATTCCTCACCAGTCACATACCCTTTATCGTCCCAGAAAGGGTCAAGCACACCTACCAGTGCAGTCCCCTGTCCGGGAAAGTCGTGCAAGTCAAGTAACTGAAAACCGGCAAAACCCGGTGTACGGAGAGCAGCTTCGATATCTGCTTTATAGCAAAGAGTCTGTAAACGCCCGGAAGCATAGAGAAATTTCTCTCCCATATCTTCCATACCTTTATCGGCTAAAGTCTCCTTGAATATTTCTAAGTTTTTAGCTTTCAGCACACCTGTATATTTATCTATTTCCTTGAAGTTAGGATAGACGCACCACTGCCCGATTTCGTGGCTGACAGTCGGCATATCCGATCGGATTTTGCCGGCAAAATCATAATCTGTCCGGGGAGCCTCCCGGTTGATTATGCTATTAATACCGGCACCCCAGGCCTGTATGCGCGGATCGGGAGTATTCCAATAGTCAGCATTCTCCACATACGGCCATCCGGCCGCACTGGAATAGACACGGCGGGGATCTTTCTTTTTCCAATGATCGACCAGACCGGAAAGATAGTGTGCTTGGTCTGCCCCACCGGGTTCATTGCCATAGACCATCATGCAGAAAGAAGGATGGTTACCATATTCTTCAAGGATGCGGTCGCTCTCTTCCTTCAACCACTGATCCTGTGGTTTGCCACTACCGACTTCCGCCCATCCGCCGCATTCTACTTGCAGGTAAATACCCATACTATCAGCCACATGAAAAGCCGCTTCCGGAGGACACCAGGAGTGGAAACGGACATGATTCAAGCCGTATTCCTTACAGGTACGGTAGATCTTAGCCCAATAATCATTTTGCATGGCGGGATATCCTGTCAGTGGAAATATACAACATTCGAGCGTACCACGTAGGAAGACAGGCTGTCCGTTGACCTCAAAACGTGTACCATTTGCCTTAAACTCACGGAAACCGAAATCGTAGGTCTTTCTGTCAACTCCATCCGATGACTGCAGTAAGACATTCATCCTGTAAACATTCGGGGTATGCTCTGACCAGATTTTTAAATCTTTTCCCATATCTACAGCTGCTTCGATATGGCCATCCGAACTCTTTGCATCGACTTCCACCTGAACAAATTCACCTACAGGGTTTCCTGAAGCGGTCTCCGCCCGTAAGAAAATAGTCGAATTATCTTTTCCGATATTTCCTGCCAGTCGTATCTTTAATTTAGCCTGCTTTTTCTTTAGATCCGGATAGATTTGGACAGATTCGATATACCGGGAAGGTTTTGCCGACAGCTTGATATCCCCGATAATTCCATTCCAGTTACTTTGTGTATGATCGGAAATACTATGTGCATTTATTCCGACATCTACATAAAGACGGTTATCCACACGCAATGTAATCGTATGCTCTCCGGCTTGCATACCTTCTAAAACAAAACGGTTAGGAGTCTGAAGGGAATTCTGCTCACCGACTTTCTTACCGTCTATATAGAGAGTTGTCGCCCAATGTGTCCGTTCCAAATAGAGAATAACCGGACGGCCCTCCCAACCGGAAGGCATATTCACTTTCTTCTGGTACCAAGCTACACCTACATAATGCTTGTTCGGATTCAACCAGAAAGGTACTTTGATATTGCCCGATTGCCGGTATTTGGCATATTCGGGAGCATTATACCAGGAACTATCGACAACTTGTCCAGTCCATCGAGTATCCAAGCTGACATCTTTGCCTTTCCCCTGCTCTTGTAATGAACCCGGCAGACAAACAACATCTTCCAAGTCTTTATTCTGCCACTCCTGCCCTATTCCGACATCCGTCGGGTCCAAAGCGAATTGCCATTCACCTGCCAAAGACAGTTCGGAAGAAGTCTCTTTACAGGATAAAAAGAATATCAAGCTTATCGAGGCCCAAAATAAAAAGAAGTTCACCTGTCTCATAATTCTATCAGTTTAAGTAATTTATATATCAGTCCGTTCATTACACTATATAAGGTTTCCGACCATTTGCAAATGTATCTGTACGCCCTGGTGGTTATTATCCATTCCGGCGGCGATGTGAAAATAACGTTCCGCCTTGTCGAGATTGCCGAGTCCGAGATGCCCCAATCCCATCAGGTAGTTGCAATGGATGCGGTTTTTTTTGTCCATATCGTCTTCCCAAATCTGGAGATCGGGAAGTGAAACGGCGAAGTAGTCCATCTTGAAGGTATCGAACAAATGCTTTTCGCCAAAGTCGATCAGTCGGTTAAAGCACCCTCGGGCTTCATCTTCACGTCCTAACTTGCGGAAAGCAAGACCTTGGTAGAAGATCTTATCCGGTTTCTGGTCATTGTAGTACATGGCGGCTGCCGGTTGACTATTCCCGGTGCTGGCGGCCAGGAACAATTCACGCGCTTCGGCTTCACGCCCCAATGCTTGCAAAGCACAGGCTTTGTAATAATTGAAGTCGTTTTCCTGGGCGCCATAGAGTTTCCCCTCGCCTAAATTATGAGGATAGATGAAACATTCTTCGATCAAGTCCAATGCCTTTTCATTCTCCCCGGCTTTCAGACAGGCTTTTACCAACTCGACACGTGCCAGCTGATACTGTGCAGGGACTTTTCCCTCTCCCCCTTCCCAGGGATGGAAACGGCGGGCATCGATCATGTGGATCGCTTCTTCATAACGTCCTAGCTGATTCAATAAGGTGACATATTCCAAATAAAGATCGTCGCGGGAGAAAGCCACCTCTTTCAGCTTGTCTAACAAGTTCAGGCGATCGGCATGGGGACGGTTCAGACGCTTATACAGTTGGTCGAGTTCCATCAGGATCCGGGCATCCCGTATATCCAGCTTAAACGCTCTTTCGAGCAGAGCCACCGCTTCCTGCTGTTTATCCTGTTTGTTGAAATAGGCCAGTGACAAGTTACGGAGAACCGTCGGAAACGTATCGTCCTGTTCGACCGACTTCTCCCATTCGGCTATCGCTTCAGGGTACTGCCGCTTATCGTACCACAGGTTACCCAAATAGTAATGAGCCTTGGGTACGACATCTGCAAACCGGATTACCTCCTGTAACGCCTTGATCGCTTCGAGAGCATTCGGGAAACAACAGTCGGCCGGTTGATGCTCAGCAACACAGATAGCCATTTCAGCCTCTTTCAGACGGCCTAAGGATAACAAAAACCAGCTTTTATAATAATACAGCAATGTGCGTTCCGAGGCAACTACTTCGAATGCAACCTCAACCACTTTCAAGGCTTCTTCCCAGCAACCGGCAGAGGCATAATCGAGCGATAATTCCTCGTAATTATGTCCTTCCGAACGCATCCGTACAAGCAGATCATCCAGGACAGCCTTCTCACCCGTCAACAGATACTCTTCAAAACTACAACCGAAGTTGAAGCGGTCAATAGCAAGGGATTCCCGAATCAGCTTCAAGGCCTCGTCCACTCGTCCGAGATGACGGAGAACGACAGTTTTCAGATGGCGGCCGCGCAAGTTATGCCAGTTCCGGAGCAGGGATTTATCTATTTCATACAAAGCATCTTCCCAATTTCCTTTCGAAGCGGACAACTGGGCCAGCGAATAATAACCGGCATCCTGCCAGGCAGCATTCCAACAGGCTTTATAGAAATAGTCGTAGGCCTCATCCGTCTTACCCTGATATTTCAGCGACAACCCGAGATTATACAAAGGCTCGCCGTCATACGGGTTCGGATTCTTTTCTGTCAGTGTCTTGACAGCACGACGCAAATAAGGTTCGGCTTTTGCAAACTGCCCCTTGCGGATCAGCCACAATCCCATTGCGTTATTGTTGCGGACATCATCCGGATCACGGCTGAGCGCCTCTTCATAATAGTCGGTTGCGGCATAGGTTGCATGACGATATTGCTCAAGATGCAAGCCGGTCAGATAAAGCTGTTCCGTCGTTTGGATATCCTTCGGATCAAGAGCTGCTTTTGCTGGTTCGGGTACTTCCTTTATCTCATTGGGTTCAGGTTCCCAAGATAGAAGGAGTTTTCCCTTTGAGTTACAGATAGAGACGCGAAGACCTGTCAGGGTATCGACCGGAACCCACTCTTCGAGGATCGTTTCTGGTGTGACATCACGAATGATATCCAAAACTTGTTCGTCCTCTTTCACCACCACGATATGCAAATCCTTCTGCACCGAAGTAGCAAAGATTTTCAGGCGGGAAGCATTGCCCTCCGTTTCGATGTTCATCAACAGGTCGGAAGAAGCATTCTTCACCACACCCAATTCCCGGTATGGTATAAAATACTGGGTAAAAGTCTTTTCTTCATATGGCTGCAACCAAGTGAAATCCGGTTGGTTGTCAGTATAGACTCCTGTCATCAACTCGATATAAGGACCGTCCTCATCCGTCAAATTACGATCCCAGGCCTGCCCGAAATCGCCATTTCCCCAGGTCCATTGCTTTTTGCCCGGAGAGACATGGTGGTTGGCAACATGCAGGACACCGGCATGGGTATCATTTTCATAGCCGCCGACAAAATTATATTTGGAACGGATCGCCATGTAGGACGTCGGCACGGGAATATTCTTATAGCGGGAGATATCGACACCTGCCGAATAATCCATCTTATAATAGGTTCCGGTAGCAATCGGATAGCGCGAAACATCCCGCTTTCCATGATCGAACACAGCATTCACATCACCGGGGAAGACCGACTGGTATTGCTCGTTCACGGCAACCGCCGGATTCGCCCACCAGAGGAACGTCTGCGGAACAGGGGTTGGATTATATACTTTTCCCTGTATTTCCAGAACAGCCCGGCCCGGATGTAATGTGAACCCGGCCATCCCTTTCTGGTGGAACATACGTTCCCTTTCGCTAACCCAAACAACCACACTACCGTCCGACTTTTTCTCGATCGAGTAATCCACTGGAAGAACCGTGCTCGGACGATGGTGCTGCGGCCAGTTGAACTCGATACCGCCGGAGATCCAAGGGCCGGTCAATCCGACCAGGGCCGGCTTGATCACATGATTGTAATAAATGAAATGACGTTGCTTGACCTTGTCGTACGCCATCTGTACCCGTCCGCCCAATTCTGGCAGGATCATCACCTTTATATATTCATTTTCCAGATACACGGCATGATAGGACTTATCCTCACAAGTATCTTCGATCTTTTCAATTACAGGATACGGATATACGACCCCGCTGCTTCCCTGATACACACGTTTTTCCAGGAACATCGGATTCTTCTCCGGTTTACCAATGCCATAGGTAGGGAGAAGGATATCTTCCTCCCAAACTTTTACAATCTCTGCCATATTCTCAAATTATTTCGTTAATTCTTTTTCCAGTTCTTCCAGTGTCTTACCTTTGGTTTCCGGGAGCTTGGCCCGTATGAAAAGGAAGCCGGCCAGACAGATCCCGCCATATAGCCAGAATGTTCCCGAAGCGCCGACTGCCTCATTCAGGATCGGGAAGGTATAAGTGAGCAGGAAACAAGCCACCCAAAGGAAGAAGGTAGAGAGCGCCATTGCCATCCCGCGTATGCGAACGGGAAAAATTTCAGAAAGCACCACCCAGACCACCGGAGCCAGGGACATCGCATAGCAGGCAATCGCCAAAACGACCAAGAGCAACATCGGCCAGCCGTTTACCCCTAAAAAATAGCAAGTCCCTAAAATAAAGTAGATCATCGCCAGCCCTACCGAACCGACAAACATCAGTGTGCGCCGCCCCCATTTATCCACCGTATAAATGGCGACAAACGTAAAGATCACGTTCGTCACACCCGTCACCACGATATTCATCAGGACATCGGACACGGCATAGCCGGCAGCCGAAAAGATTTCCTGCGCATAATTGAAGATCACATTAATCCCGCACCACTGCTGGAAAACAGCCAGTACGATCCCGATTACCAGTACATTCCTCACACCGGGTTTCAACAGAGCACCCCAATTGGCCTTTTCTTGCTTATCTCCGTTCAACTGTCCCAATTCAGAGAGCGTCTGTCCGGCATACTCCGCACCACTGATACGCATGAGGATCTTACCAGCCTCGCCAGAACGTCCGGCCGTAGCCAGCCAACGAGGACTCTCTGGAATCACAAAGGAAAGGACAAAAAACAATCCCGCCGGAACCAGCTCGGCCCAAAACATCCAACGCCAAGCCCATTCAATACTTTCCGCACTCAGCGTCTCGCTGCCGGCCGTAAAATATTCGCCGATCTGCCAGTTCGCCAATTGGGCCATCAGAATGCCTAACACGATCGTCAACTGGTTGAGCGAAACAAACTTGCCGCGGACGGATGCGGGAGAAACTTCCGCAATATAAACCGGAGAGACGTTCGATGCAATACCGATCCCGAATCCTCCGACAATACGGTAGACGACAAACCAGAAAAAACTGTCCACCGCCCCGGTCCCAATGGCCGAAGCGACAAAAAGGAAAGAGGCCGCGATCAACATTTTCTTACGTCCGTAGCGATCACTCCAGGCACCCGAAAACAAAGCTCCCACCAAGCAACCGATCAGCGCGCTGCTCATTGCCCAACCTCGGAGTGCCGCCGAACTTTCCAGATTGAAAAAGGGTTCATAGAAAATCTTGGCTCCCCCGATTACGACCCAATCGTAACCAAAAAGCAATCCACCCATTGCCGAGACGAGGCAGATCAGTAATAAATAGGTTGTCGTTTGTTTCATGATAATTAGTTGTTAAGTTATTTGCGGTAAATGATGATTTATGGGTGCGTAATAAAATAATGGTGTCTCGTAGGGGCGGGGTTCTACTCCGCCCAATGAAAATAACGTCCGCCTTGCCGGATCCAAAGGGCAGAGCAGAGCCCTGCCCCTACGGGAAGATAATCATTTTGTATCACCATGTCATCCTTGTTCCATACCCGTAAATCTTCATTTACCTGCTAATATTGAATGATTAAGATACGAATGCAAAATAAATGCCTTTTGCAGGAAGAATAAATAGATAAAAAATCGAAGGAGATGGACAATCTTCCGATTTTAATAGTAAGTTTGTACCACACTTAAGTCAGTTAGCCATGATCAAAAGAAAAGACGGTTTCAGCGGAGAACGGGTGCTTGTCCTTCCACAGCCCATCATCCGTGAGATGGAAGAAGACCCTATTTCCTCCATTTTACACATTACCGATATCGGATATTATCCGAAGGCCTGGCATCATTTCCGGGAACGGCAGGAGCCGATCACGCAATTCGTCTTTATCTATTGTATAGAGGGATCCGGCTGGTACCGGACGGAAGGCGAGGAATTCCAGGTGACCGCCAACCAATATTTCATCCTGCCGGCAGGAAAACCGCACGCTTACGGGGCCAACGAGAAGGACCCGTGGACAATCTACTGGATTCATTTTAAAGGAAAGCTGGCTTCCCATTTCGCCAGGCAGTGCACACGTCCGGTAGAGATCAAACCGGGGATGCACTCCCGCATCAGTAACCGGATCGATATGTTCGAAGAAATACTCCGGACACTGGAAATGGGCTACAGCCATGAAAACCTACTCTATGCCTGCTCCATCTTCTACCACTACCTTGGGACATTGCGCTATTTGCAACAATATCGGGATGCTGCCCGTCACGAAACGGAAAAGAACGATATCGTAACGGCTGCCATCCATTTCATGAAGGAGAACATCGAGAAAAAGCTGACGTTGCAGGAAATCGCCGCCCATACGGGCTATTCCTCCTCCCACTTCTCCGTCCTGTTCAGCCAGCGGACAGGTTACGCACCACTGACCTACTTCAACCAGTTAAAGATACAGCAGGCCTGCCAGCTCTTAGACTTTACGGACATGAAGGTGAACCAGGTCTGCTATAAGATCGGCATCGAAGACACTTACTACTTCTCCCGCCTCTTCAGCAAGATCATGGGAATGCCGCCGCGCGAGTACAAGAAGATGAAGAAAGGATGATTACCAATAATACGCATCCATAATCTCCTGCATCCGGGGATTTGCCGCATCGGTATCGCCAATCTCTCGGCGGAGTTTCAGGAGTTCGCGTTTCATCTTCTCGATTTCACCAGCATAGGTTGGGGAACCGTAAAGATTATGGTTTTCATGCGGGTCGGCGAGCAGATCATAGAATTCCCAAGACGGAGTGACCGGTGCCTTATCCGATCCCGTTGCATTCAGCGGGTCGCCGTAGAGGAACATCAGTTTATAACGATGGCCCCGAATTCCCATATGAGCCGGACGTATTTTGTGATGCGTCCAGTAGCGGTAGTACATGGATTGCCGCCAGTCGCGAGGAGTCTCGCCTTTCAGGTTGTCACGGAAGCTGCGGCCTTCGCTGCACGCCGGAGCATTCACTCCGGCATAGTCGGCTAACGTGGCGGCAAAATCAGTGTTGAGGATAATGTCAGAATTGCGTGTCCCGGCAGGGATCTCCTTCGGGTAACGGATGACAAAAGGCATCCGGAGTGGTTCCTCGAACATCATACGCTTATCGAAAAAGCCGTGCTCGCCAAGGAAATAGCCTTGGTCGGAAACATAGACCACGATCGTATTCTTCGACAGCCCTTCCTCATCGAGGAAACGCAGCAGACGGCCGATATTGTCATCGATGGCCGCTCCACAACGTAGGTAGTCGCGAATCAACTTCTGATAGATTTTCCGGCGTGCATCCTCCTTGTTCATTCCTTCTATGGAGAAAGGCAGTTCCGGATACTTGCACCACCACGAATCCGGGTCTTTCGACGCAATCCCCCAACGGCGTGCCATGTCCTCCAACGGCTGTCCGGGAAATGTACGCCCGGACTCTTCCGGCCCGAACTCCATCATATTTGCCGGTTCG
Proteins encoded in this region:
- a CDS encoding sugar-binding domain-containing protein, translating into MRQVNFFLFWASISLIFFLSCKETSSELSLAGEWQFALDPTDVGIGQEWQNKDLEDVVCLPGSLQEQGKGKDVSLDTRWTGQVVDSSWYNAPEYAKYRQSGNIKVPFWLNPNKHYVGVAWYQKKVNMPSGWEGRPVILYLERTHWATTLYIDGKKVGEQNSLQTPNRFVLEGMQAGEHTITLRVDNRLYVDVGINAHSISDHTQSNWNGIIGDIKLSAKPSRYIESVQIYPDLKKKQAKLKIRLAGNIGKDNSTIFLRAETASGNPVGEFVQVEVDAKSSDGHIEAAVDMGKDLKIWSEHTPNVYRMNVLLQSSDGVDRKTYDFGFREFKANGTRFEVNGQPVFLRGTLECCIFPLTGYPAMQNDYWAKIYRTCKEYGLNHVRFHSWCPPEAAFHVADSMGIYLQVECGGWAEVGSGKPQDQWLKEESDRILEEYGNHPSFCMMVYGNEPGGADQAHYLSGLVDHWKKKDPRRVYSSAAGWPYVENADYWNTPDPRIQAWGAGINSIINREAPRTDYDFAGKIRSDMPTVSHEIGQWCVYPNFKEIDKYTGVLKAKNLEIFKETLADKGMEDMGEKFLYASGRLQTLCYKADIEAALRTPGFAGFQLLDLHDFPGQGTALVGVLDPFWDDKGYVTGEEYRTFCNSTVPLARFPKMVWLNNEKLEVPLEIAHFGEKPLPETMIRWTVSTVDKQILTEGSFTREIPLGNCIPVGTVRCDLAGIKEPSQLLVSVQIGDSDMRNRWNIWVYPAVKKTVDNLPYVTTRLDRTAQDKLNKGESVLLLTYGTVPPEKGGDIAVGFSSIFWNTAWTRGQAPHTLGVCCDAKHPALAAFPNEGVSDYQWWDLMNRCDAMILDDYPKDFRPIIHIVDDWFTNRKLGMLYEARVGKGKLLVCGADLQNDLNKRPAAAQFRQSLLEYMASESFNPLQELKIEDVLYTK
- a CDS encoding DUF5107 domain-containing protein, with translation MAEIVKVWEEDILLPTYGIGKPEKNPMFLEKRVYQGSSGVVYPYPVIEKIEDTCEDKSYHAVYLENEYIKVMILPELGGRVQMAYDKVKQRHFIYYNHVIKPALVGLTGPWISGGIEFNWPQHHRPSTVLPVDYSIEKKSDGSVVVWVSERERMFHQKGMAGFTLHPGRAVLEIQGKVYNPTPVPQTFLWWANPAVAVNEQYQSVFPGDVNAVFDHGKRDVSRYPIATGTYYKMDYSAGVDISRYKNIPVPTSYMAIRSKYNFVGGYENDTHAGVLHVANHHVSPGKKQWTWGNGDFGQAWDRNLTDEDGPYIELMTGVYTDNQPDFTWLQPYEEKTFTQYFIPYRELGVVKNASSDLLMNIETEGNASRLKIFATSVQKDLHIVVVKEDEQVLDIIRDVTPETILEEWVPVDTLTGLRVSICNSKGKLLLSWEPEPNEIKEVPEPAKAALDPKDIQTTEQLYLTGLHLEQYRHATYAATDYYEEALSRDPDDVRNNNAMGLWLIRKGQFAKAEPYLRRAVKTLTEKNPNPYDGEPLYNLGLSLKYQGKTDEAYDYFYKACWNAAWQDAGYYSLAQLSASKGNWEDALYEIDKSLLRNWHNLRGRHLKTVVLRHLGRVDEALKLIRESLAIDRFNFGCSFEEYLLTGEKAVLDDLLVRMRSEGHNYEELSLDYASAGCWEEALKVVEVAFEVVASERTLLYYYKSWFLLSLGRLKEAEMAICVAEHQPADCCFPNALEAIKALQEVIRFADVVPKAHYYLGNLWYDKRQYPEAIAEWEKSVEQDDTFPTVLRNLSLAYFNKQDKQQEAVALLERAFKLDIRDARILMELDQLYKRLNRPHADRLNLLDKLKEVAFSRDDLYLEYVTLLNQLGRYEEAIHMIDARRFHPWEGGEGKVPAQYQLARVELVKACLKAGENEKALDLIEECFIYPHNLGEGKLYGAQENDFNYYKACALQALGREAEARELFLAASTGNSQPAAAMYYNDQKPDKIFYQGLAFRKLGREDEARGCFNRLIDFGEKHLFDTFKMDYFAVSLPDLQIWEDDMDKKNRIHCNYLMGLGHLGLGNLDKAERYFHIAAGMDNNHQGVQIHLQMVGNLI
- a CDS encoding sugar porter family MFS transporter yields the protein MKQTTTYLLLICLVSAMGGLLFGYDWVVIGGAKIFYEPFFNLESSAALRGWAMSSALIGCLVGALFSGAWSDRYGRKKMLIAASFLFVASAIGTGAVDSFFWFVVYRIVGGFGIGIASNVSPVYIAEVSPASVRGKFVSLNQLTIVLGILMAQLANWQIGEYFTAGSETLSAESIEWAWRWMFWAELVPAGLFFVLSFVIPESPRWLATAGRSGEAGKILMRISGAEYAGQTLSELGQLNGDKQEKANWGALLKPGVRNVLVIGIVLAVFQQWCGINVIFNYAQEIFSAAGYAVSDVLMNIVVTGVTNVIFTFVAIYTVDKWGRRTLMFVGSVGLAMIYFILGTCYFLGVNGWPMLLLVVLAIACYAMSLAPVVWVVLSEIFPVRIRGMAMALSTFFLWVACFLLTYTFPILNEAVGASGTFWLYGGICLAGFLFIRAKLPETKGKTLEELEKELTK
- a CDS encoding AraC family transcriptional regulator → MIKRKDGFSGERVLVLPQPIIREMEEDPISSILHITDIGYYPKAWHHFRERQEPITQFVFIYCIEGSGWYRTEGEEFQVTANQYFILPAGKPHAYGANEKDPWTIYWIHFKGKLASHFARQCTRPVEIKPGMHSRISNRIDMFEEILRTLEMGYSHENLLYACSIFYHYLGTLRYLQQYRDAARHETEKNDIVTAAIHFMKENIEKKLTLQEIAAHTGYSSSHFSVLFSQRTGYAPLTYFNQLKIQQACQLLDFTDMKVNQVCYKIGIEDTYYFSRLFSKIMGMPPREYKKMKKG
- a CDS encoding sulfatase family protein, with translation MKILNQLIIGAGLLATASPVLATGKTGTTGERPNILFILSDDHSSQAWGIYGGILRDYVKNENIRRLAAEGCVLDNCFCTNSISVPSRAAIMTGAYSHHNGVYTLEDRLDPALDNIAKRMQEGGYQTALFGKWHLKTQPSGFDTFSVFHDQGEYWDPLFKTAEGWVDDDKGKSGKMEKGFSTDLVTDKTIQWIRSRDKNQPFMMCCHFKATHEPWDFPERLKHLYDGVTFPEPANMMEFGPEESGRTFPGQPLEDMARRWGIASKDPDSWWCKYPELPFSIEGMNKEDARRKIYQKLIRDYLRCGAAIDDNIGRLLRFLDEEGLSKNTIVVYVSDQGYFLGEHGFFDKRMMFEEPLRMPFVIRYPKEIPAGTRNSDIILNTDFAATLADYAGVNAPACSEGRSFRDNLKGETPRDWRQSMYYRYWTHHKIRPAHMGIRGHRYKLMFLYGDPLNATGSDKAPVTPSWEFYDLLADPHENHNLYGSPTYAGEIEKMKRELLKLRREIGDTDAANPRMQEIMDAYYW